The following proteins are co-located in the Pseudarthrobacter siccitolerans genome:
- a CDS encoding TetR/AcrR family transcriptional regulator, with protein MTSTQPDPADPEQAKKLRPARTTATRQKLFDASMELIGERGAAGVTVDEIAAAAGVSKGTVYYNFGSKSDLIAQLLRHGVDILKGRLLDAPDEAGTAAPAADPLLAMEGMIGQAMDFMAEYPSFARLWMSENWRTPSEWQGTFTLLRAELLEVIGDAVEKVARAYPVDQSVARGSLETAIFGACFVVGLDRQTYNPERTRDQSVAAIMAIMRGYVLKDAPPRG; from the coding sequence ATGACTTCCACCCAGCCGGACCCCGCGGATCCGGAGCAGGCTAAAAAACTGCGCCCTGCCCGGACCACAGCCACCCGGCAGAAGCTGTTCGACGCTTCCATGGAGCTGATTGGTGAGCGGGGCGCGGCCGGTGTGACCGTTGATGAGATTGCGGCAGCTGCAGGCGTATCCAAGGGGACTGTCTACTACAACTTCGGCAGCAAATCGGACCTGATTGCGCAGCTGCTGCGGCACGGCGTCGATATCCTCAAAGGGCGGCTGCTGGATGCACCGGATGAGGCCGGCACTGCAGCCCCTGCCGCCGATCCCTTGCTGGCCATGGAAGGCATGATTGGGCAGGCCATGGACTTCATGGCGGAATACCCTTCCTTCGCCCGGCTGTGGATGAGCGAGAACTGGCGGACGCCCAGCGAATGGCAGGGAACGTTCACCCTCCTGCGCGCAGAGCTCCTGGAAGTCATCGGGGATGCTGTTGAAAAGGTTGCCAGGGCTTACCCGGTGGACCAGTCCGTCGCGCGCGGCAGCCTGGAGACAGCGATCTTTGGCGCCTGCTTTGTGGTGGGGCTGGACCGGCAGACGTACAACCCCGAGCGGACCCGTGACCAAAGTGTTGCAGCAATCATGGCGATCATGCGCGGCTACGTCCTGAAGGATGCCCCTCCTCGGGGATGA
- a CDS encoding YhgE/Pip family protein, giving the protein MTVLRLARSELKRMTGGLLPKLTIIALAMVPLLYGAVYLYANWDPYGNLDQIDAALVVDDAGATASDGTGLQAGSKVADSLVEGNVFHWIPVASGQEADEGVSSGKYAFALKIPEDFSAHLVSPGSFDSASQAMLNVTTNDANNYLLSTIVDKLTTAVHSTVAADVGEETANQLLTGFGTVHTQMVKAADGAGKVAEGVAALRDGTATLHVGTTSVAGGADELYAGQLKLRDGANQLTGGAGQLSSGLSVLKDKTATLPSDSQTLAAGAAQVAAGNAQLNTKVQDVAAQLEAADQGLRTRVVESNARLIASGVLTQAQADSILADFDAVAASSPLAAAKTKIQTDSAQIQQLADGSEAVSVGAAQVAASTPALKEAIVQASGGADQLHTGAATLATGEQAAVDGAAALAQGAHQVDDGTAQLEQGAGTAAEGSRTLADEIGKGAGQVPNPDDAQKSNLSRVMADPVAVSNVSQAKAGSYGAGLAPFFLTLALWIGVFMLVQAMRPLTQRALSSNARSWKIAAGGWLPFFAVSVAQATLLTLVVNLALGLDAAHPVLMWLFMLAAAMAFSAIIQGIVALLGSPGKLVVLILLVLQLVSSGGTFPWQTTPQPLHVVHEILPMGYVVTGMRHLIYGADLSMIVPTVVGLLGYTALGLAMSTLAVRKGKFWTLKTLQPEIAV; this is encoded by the coding sequence GTGACTGTACTGCGGCTGGCCCGCTCAGAACTCAAGCGGATGACCGGCGGGCTGCTGCCGAAGCTGACCATCATCGCACTCGCCATGGTCCCCCTGCTGTACGGCGCGGTGTACCTCTACGCCAACTGGGATCCCTACGGCAACCTGGACCAGATCGACGCAGCCCTGGTGGTTGATGACGCCGGGGCCACCGCCAGCGACGGCACCGGACTCCAGGCCGGCTCGAAGGTTGCCGACAGCCTGGTGGAGGGCAACGTCTTTCACTGGATCCCGGTGGCCAGCGGGCAGGAGGCCGACGAGGGGGTCAGCAGCGGCAAGTACGCCTTCGCATTGAAGATCCCGGAGGACTTTTCCGCCCACCTTGTCTCCCCCGGCAGCTTTGACTCCGCCAGCCAGGCGATGCTCAACGTGACCACCAACGACGCGAACAACTACCTCCTGAGCACCATTGTGGACAAGCTGACCACCGCCGTACACAGCACCGTCGCCGCAGACGTGGGCGAAGAGACCGCCAACCAGCTGCTCACCGGCTTTGGCACCGTCCACACGCAGATGGTCAAGGCAGCCGACGGCGCCGGCAAGGTTGCCGAGGGAGTGGCCGCGCTTCGGGACGGGACAGCCACCCTGCATGTCGGAACCACCAGCGTGGCCGGCGGCGCCGACGAGCTCTACGCCGGGCAACTGAAGCTGCGGGATGGCGCCAACCAGCTGACCGGCGGCGCGGGCCAGCTGAGCAGCGGGCTGTCCGTCCTGAAGGACAAGACTGCCACCCTGCCCAGCGATTCGCAGACCCTGGCAGCAGGCGCCGCGCAGGTGGCTGCCGGCAACGCCCAGCTGAACACCAAAGTCCAGGACGTGGCTGCCCAACTGGAGGCAGCCGACCAGGGCCTCCGCACGCGCGTGGTGGAGTCAAACGCCAGGCTCATCGCCAGCGGCGTCCTCACCCAGGCCCAGGCGGACAGCATCCTGGCTGACTTCGACGCAGTGGCTGCCTCAAGCCCCTTAGCAGCCGCCAAAACGAAGATCCAGACCGACTCTGCCCAGATCCAGCAACTGGCGGACGGCTCCGAGGCCGTCAGCGTGGGCGCGGCCCAGGTTGCCGCCAGCACCCCTGCACTGAAGGAAGCCATTGTGCAGGCTTCCGGGGGCGCTGACCAGCTTCATACGGGTGCGGCAACGCTGGCCACCGGCGAGCAGGCAGCCGTGGACGGCGCCGCCGCCCTGGCCCAGGGGGCACACCAGGTGGACGACGGCACGGCCCAGCTCGAACAGGGTGCGGGCACGGCTGCCGAAGGTTCACGGACGCTGGCGGACGAGATCGGCAAGGGCGCGGGGCAGGTTCCGAACCCGGACGACGCCCAGAAGAGCAACCTGTCACGGGTGATGGCCGATCCGGTGGCGGTCAGCAACGTTTCGCAGGCAAAAGCCGGCTCCTACGGCGCCGGACTGGCACCGTTCTTCCTCACCCTCGCGCTGTGGATCGGCGTCTTTATGCTGGTCCAGGCCATGCGGCCCCTTACGCAGCGGGCTCTGTCCTCCAATGCCCGGTCCTGGAAGATCGCCGCCGGAGGCTGGTTACCCTTCTTCGCGGTCTCCGTGGCACAGGCGACCCTCCTCACCCTGGTGGTTAACCTCGCGTTGGGCCTGGATGCCGCCCATCCGGTCCTGATGTGGCTCTTTATGCTGGCCGCGGCCATGGCCTTCAGCGCCATCATCCAGGGAATCGTGGCGCTGCTGGGCTCCCCCGGCAAGCTGGTGGTGCTGATCCTGCTGGTCTTGCAACTGGTTTCCTCCGGCGGCACGTTCCCCTGGCAGACCACGCCGCAGCCCTTGCATGTAGTCCACGAGATCCTGCCGATGGGCTACGTGGTCACCGGGATGCGGCATCTGATCTATGGCGCGGACCTGTCCATGATCGTCCCCACAGTGGTCGGTCTCCTGGGTTACACGGCCCTGGGGCTGGCGATGTCCACACTCGCGGTCCGCAAGGGGAAGTTCTGGACGCTGAAGACGCTGCAGCCGGAGATCGCAGTATGA
- a CDS encoding ABC transporter ATP-binding protein: protein MLLAQQLHVRGRRDPLLPGTSLQVSRGELMLVAGERQEHRTALALVLSGRMKATSGSVSWDGNRGIRRVRMASALVDAPGVNEPERHLSVRDLVTEDLALIPRRYRGALLSNPWLKVNSFEDIADQWIEQLDPLRRLELLAALALANPHTDLLVVDSPDRHSADAANWLPLLEQLASDAGRPLAVVATVGSLPPSWSGSFANIGNAEAPTEARAVPESPVDAQEFEVETEDAK, encoded by the coding sequence TTGCTCTTAGCTCAGCAGCTCCATGTCCGCGGCCGCCGCGACCCCCTGCTACCGGGCACTTCGCTCCAGGTCAGCCGGGGCGAACTGATGCTGGTAGCCGGGGAACGCCAGGAGCACCGCACAGCGCTGGCACTGGTTCTCAGCGGCCGGATGAAGGCCACCAGTGGATCCGTCAGCTGGGACGGCAACCGCGGGATCAGGAGGGTACGGATGGCCAGTGCCCTCGTGGATGCTCCCGGCGTCAATGAGCCCGAGCGGCACCTCAGCGTCCGGGATCTGGTAACGGAGGACCTGGCCCTGATTCCCCGCCGTTACCGTGGAGCCCTGCTCAGCAACCCGTGGCTCAAGGTGAACAGCTTCGAGGACATCGCGGACCAGTGGATCGAGCAGCTGGACCCCTTGCGCAGGCTGGAGCTCCTGGCGGCCCTGGCGCTGGCCAACCCGCACACGGACCTGCTGGTGGTGGACTCCCCCGACCGGCACAGCGCCGACGCCGCCAATTGGCTGCCCCTTCTGGAGCAGCTTGCGTCCGACGCCGGGAGGCCGCTCGCCGTCGTGGCCACCGTGGGTTCCCTGCCGCCGTCGTGGTCAGGCTCCTTCGCCAACATTGGCAATGCGGAAGCCCCCACCGAAGCCCGCGCCGTGCCGGAGAGCCCCGTGGATGCCCAGGAATTTGAAGTCGAGACCGAGGATGCCAAGTGA
- a CDS encoding dihydrolipoyl dehydrogenase family protein, with the protein MMPEAVLREFDVVVIGAGAVGENVADRVVQGGLTAVVVEAELVGGECSYWACMPSKALLRPGTALHGAQTLPGAKEAVTRTLDAAAVLKFRDYMTSNWQDDGQVKWLEDTGIELIRGHAWLTAPKSVEVTGLDGNSYQLQARHAVVLATGSAPNTPPIEGLQDVQVWSTREATSAKEVPDRLVVLGGGVAGTELAQAFARLGSTVTLVARSGLLRSFPAEAAGLVAAGLRADGVELRLHTVTDSISENDDGTFSLQLGDGTSVAADKVLVATGRHPALEGLGLESVGFEPDEAGHLTLTADNSGLVEGAWGEEPWLYAVGDAAGKNLYTHQGKYEARATGDAIAARAKGELAGVAQDWSRFAQTANEHAVPGVVFTDPELAAVGRTLETAQKDGYNASSVELPIQVSGSSLHSENYEGWAQLVIDEDRRVLLGATFAGPDVAELLHAATIAVVGEVPLDRLWHAVPSYPTISEVWLRLLEKYGL; encoded by the coding sequence ATGATGCCCGAGGCAGTTTTGCGTGAATTTGATGTTGTGGTGATCGGCGCAGGCGCCGTAGGGGAAAACGTAGCAGACAGGGTGGTCCAGGGCGGGCTTACAGCGGTGGTGGTGGAAGCGGAACTGGTGGGCGGCGAGTGCTCCTACTGGGCCTGCATGCCGTCAAAGGCCCTCCTCCGCCCCGGCACGGCCCTCCATGGGGCGCAGACGTTGCCAGGGGCCAAGGAAGCAGTGACCCGTACCCTCGATGCTGCAGCGGTCCTGAAGTTCCGGGACTACATGACGTCCAACTGGCAGGACGACGGCCAGGTGAAGTGGCTGGAGGATACGGGCATCGAACTCATCCGCGGCCATGCCTGGCTCACGGCGCCCAAGTCAGTGGAGGTAACCGGGCTGGACGGCAACTCCTACCAGCTCCAGGCCCGGCACGCGGTGGTGCTGGCCACCGGTTCCGCCCCCAACACTCCCCCCATTGAGGGACTTCAGGACGTCCAGGTATGGAGTACCCGCGAGGCCACTTCCGCAAAGGAGGTTCCGGACCGCCTGGTGGTACTCGGCGGCGGCGTCGCCGGGACGGAACTGGCTCAGGCCTTCGCCCGGCTGGGTTCCACCGTGACGCTCGTGGCGCGCAGCGGGCTGCTGCGAAGCTTCCCGGCGGAGGCTGCCGGGCTCGTCGCGGCAGGCCTGCGCGCGGACGGCGTGGAGCTCCGGCTCCACACGGTCACGGACAGCATCAGCGAGAACGACGACGGCACCTTCAGCCTGCAGCTTGGTGACGGTACGAGCGTGGCAGCGGACAAAGTCCTGGTCGCCACAGGCCGCCATCCCGCGCTGGAAGGGCTCGGGCTGGAGAGCGTGGGCTTCGAGCCGGACGAGGCAGGGCACCTGACACTCACGGCGGATAATTCTGGCCTGGTCGAAGGGGCCTGGGGAGAGGAACCCTGGCTCTATGCCGTGGGCGATGCAGCCGGCAAGAACCTGTACACGCACCAGGGAAAGTACGAGGCACGGGCCACCGGAGACGCTATCGCCGCCCGCGCCAAGGGGGAACTGGCCGGCGTCGCGCAGGATTGGAGCCGCTTCGCCCAGACCGCCAACGAGCACGCCGTGCCGGGTGTTGTTTTCACAGATCCCGAACTCGCCGCGGTGGGCCGCACGCTGGAGACTGCGCAAAAGGACGGCTACAACGCCTCCTCCGTGGAACTGCCTATCCAGGTATCGGGGTCCTCACTTCATTCCGAGAATTACGAGGGCTGGGCGCAGCTGGTTATCGATGAGGACCGCAGAGTCCTGCTGGGAGCCACCTTCGCCGGGCCGGATGTGGCAGAACTGCTGCATGCAGCGACCATTGCAGTGGTGGGCGAAGTGCCACTGGACCGGCTGTGGCATGCCGTTCCTTCGTATCCCACCATCAGCGAAGTCTGGCTCCGCCTCCTCGAGAAGTATGGATTGTAG